AGATTTTGAGGTTATGGATTCTATAGCAACTACCTTTTCTACCAACAAGGATTACAAAAGGGCGGAAATTATTTTAGAAAGGCAAATTGCAGAATATTCAACAAAACCAGAATTCAAAGAAGAGATTTTACAAGCTAAGATTAAATTAGCCAAAACACTCTTTACCATGAAAGACCTTCAGAAGGCGCTTGGTATTTATGAAGAGCTGGTAAAACAATTTCCGGACGATGATACCATAAAAATCCATCTTATACAGTGCTTAAAAGAGATGAAACAATTTGATCGTGCCCTGGAATGGTATACCATTTGGATCAAAGAAACATCCCGAAATAATCAATTATGCTGGCAAGGCCGTTTGGATATCGCAAATGCTATGTTTGAACAAGGAAAGTATGAGAATGTAAAAAGCCTCATCGACGGCTTACAAGTGGAAGATCTCAATTTAGGCGGAAGCGAATTCAAGCAAAATTTTCAAAGTTTAAAAGACGTGTCCGTAAGGGAATTATTTAATTCAAAAACGGTAAGCCAAAAATCAGAATTGGAAGAGTCCTTAAATGTTGAAAATAAAAAATAGTTCTATTTCAGGATAATTGTAATTATATGAAAATTCTTATTGTAGGTGCAGGTGCGGTTGGGTTTAATCTGGCAAAACAACTATCGATGGAAGGACATGATATTTCTGTCGTTGAAAAGGATTACGATCTCGTGAAACGAATTACCGAAAAGTTAGATGTCTCCGTTGTGTCGGGAAGTGCAAGCTCACCCACCGTTCTGGAGGAAGCAGGGATACAAAACACGGACATGGTATTGGCTGTTACGAATAGTGACGAGATAAATATGGTGGTCTGTACGCTTTCTCACAGCTATGGTGTTAAAACGAGAATTGCCAGAATAAGAAACCCCGAGTTTACTGATGAAAAACCCATTTTACACCAAAACGGATTTTATATAGACCACGTTGTAAATCCGGAAAAGATTACCATTAATTCTATTATGGATATCATAGGCACTCCCGGGGCTATCTATGTCGCAGATTTCACAGAAGGGGATATCCTCCTGAGAGGATTTAACGTGCCTGAAGATGCGCCCATAGCAGGAAAGAGACTTTCCGAGTTAAAGGAGGTAGAATCAACAGATTCTTTTCTTATTGTTGCTATTCAGCGAAATGATGAGATGGTTATTCCAACCGGTGAGACAAAGCTGCTGCCTCGTGACAATATTTTCGTACTGGTAGCCAAAGAGGCATTGCCTTTCTTCTTGCCTATGGTCAACAGACGGGCAGATGAGGTTGAAAAGATCGTTATTTATGGCGCAAATCGCATCAGTCTTGAACTGGCAAAAAAATTAGAAGATCATAAGATCAGCGTTACCATAATTGAACCGGATAAAGAAAAAACACAACAAGCTGCTGCAGTTCTCGACCGGACCATTATCCTTCAGGGAAATGGTCTGGATGTTGACCTTCTCAAAGAATCATCTATTGATATTACTGATTTTTTCGTAGCTTTATCAGAAAACGAGCAGACTAATATCTTATCTGCATTATTAGCCAAGAGACTTGGCGCAAGAAAAGCGATTGTACTTACCGAAGAGCCTGCATTTGTACCTATTATCAATTCATTGGGTATGGATATCGTCATTAATCCAAGATTAATTACCGTGGGGTCTATCCTGCAGCATATCCGGCGGGGACATACACTTTCTGTTGTAAAATTTCAACATAGTGAGGCGGAGGCTATGGAATTTATTGCTGATAAAGATTCAAAGGTTGTAGGTAAACCGATTCGGGAAATACCCTTTCCCCAAGGCTCTATTCTTGGAGCTATTGTGCGTGAAGGCACGATGCAGATACCAAGAGGCAATACCATTATAAACCCAGGAGAAAGTGTCATTGTCTTTGCTCTCCCGAACGCCATTGAGAAAATTCAATCCCTTTTTTCCAGTAAAAAAGATTGAGTAAACATCCACCGATTAGAGCACCTCACTTATGAATATTCCTATAGTATTATATACAGTAGGCAATCTCATACTTATGCTAGCCGGTATCCTGGTTGTCCCCTTGGGTGTGTCCCTGTATTACAAAGATATTGCTGCTATGTGGGCATTTGTTTACACGATAATCATTACCGGCATCCTGGGTGGATTCAGTAAGATATTTTTAAGAAAAAAGGCTGAGGCCATCGGTATCCGAGAGGGTATTGCCATTGTGACGTTTAGCTGGATCGTATGTATCTTTTTGGGCGCCCTTCCTTTTTGGTATTCTGGTGTATGTACAACCTATTGCGATGCCGTCTTCGAAACGACCAGCGGTTTTACGACAACAGGGTCGTCCATTTTTAAAGACGTCGAAGTATTACCCCATAGCATTCTTTTCTGGAGGGCGTTTACTAATTGGCTCGGTGGTATGGGTATTATTGTTATTTTCGTTGCCTTACTGCCTGCAATGGGTGTTACTGGATATCAGCTCTTTAGCGCCGAAGTAAGCGGCCCAACTGCCGATAAATTAAAACCTAGAATTGGTGAAACAGCAAAACTGCTCTGGATGATATATCTTGTCATTACTGTCTCTATGATGATATTGCTCGTCTGTGGTGGTATGCCTATTTTTGATTCAATTTGTCAGACATTCACAACGGTATCTACTGGTGGGTTTGCTATAAAGAACACGAGCACTGCATATTATAATAGTTTATACGTGGAAATTGTTACTGCGGCCTTTATGTTTCTTTGCGGATGTAGCTTTGCACTTTACTATAAATGTTTTCAGAAAGAGTTTAAGAAAATCTTCAAAAATTCTGAACTTCGATTCTTTGCAGGTCTTATATTAACAGCAATCTTATTTATCGCACTGATACTATATTTTAACTGGCAAAAATACCCAAATATTGAGGTCAAAAACCGTTATAATGACTTAGGGAATGCTTTTCGATATAGCTTTTTCCAAGTAATAACCGTTTGTACCGGAACTGGTCATGTTTCCGCTGATTTTGATTTATGGCCCGATATTTGCCGCTTCTTACTCATTTTATTAATGTTCATTGGCGCATGTGCCGGTTCTACTGGCGGTGGTATAAAATGTGTGAGAATATTGTTGTTACTGAAATCAAGTATGAGAGAATTGGTCCGTGTATTAAGGCCGAGAATGGTAAAACATGTAAAGATCAATGGCGAATCAGTAAGCGAAGAAATCATTACGGAAAGTTCAGTATTCTTTGTTGTATATTTAGGATTCTTTGGTATCTGTTCGCTTGCATTAATGGCGTTAAATACTGATATGATTACAGCTTTTTCCGCCGTAGCAACGTGTATGGCGAATTGCGGGCCGGGACTGGCAAAAGTGGGTCCAATGGCTAACTTTAGTGATATGAGTTATACCGGTAAGTGGATATTAAGTTTTTGTATGCTTTTAGGCAGGTTAGAAATTTATAGCTTAATACTTCTATTTTTACCTATCCTGTGGAAACGTTAGAATTTCTGTTGACTCACAAAAAACGTGATGATATACTTTAAATCTCTTATGGGCGATTAGCTCAATTGGCTAGAGCACTTGCCTTACAAGCAAGGGGTCATAGGTTCGAGTCCTATATCGCCCACCATTATTATGATGAAAGGTTTTATCGCTCTATAAAATAAGGGGCCGTAGCTCAATTGGTTAGAGTACCAGACTGTCGATCTGGATGTTGCGGGTTCGAGTCCCGTCGGCCTCGTTTTATACTTTGGTATTATTAGATTTACAAATTGAATTTTACTTCTGTTGACAGCTTGGTGACGATCACCCCTTTTAGAAATAGCATTGTAACATCAACTTTTACATTTCTACGCCTGAATGAGCATATCCTTCTGTTATCTTTATGTTGCTGTATTTCCCAAGACCCTTGTGATACATTAAAAAGCAAAATACCCTTATTGATTAACTGTGATGCTACGCTATGCCTTGTAGCATCGTAAAGCCTGACTGACGTATCACAATATCTACCCTTTCCCTGACTGCGTTCCCATATGCATCAAGATAATTTACAATAAGAAGCTCTAAAGTATTTGTCATTGCAAGGGGTTTTTCCCGAAGCAATCTTTTCTCAACTATTCAAGAGATTGCTTCGGACACTACCCTCGCAATGACAAGTTAAGCACAGCAACACGGACAAGCCATGCCCCTGTAGGGATCGTTTGCTGTGTTTAACTCGATAGCCTTATAGCCATTTCAGAATTGGTACTTCTTTTCTTATTTACAATTTCATTTATCGTCCTAAATGTAGCATGAATCTCTTTTGCCAAATGTGATTGAGTCATCCCTAAAGGTTTCATAAAATCTTCTTTTAAGATCTCTCCTGGATGTGTTGGTTTTCTTATTAAATCAACCATATTCTTACCTTCTGTCAATGATAATCTGTAATTTCAACATCATAAAGGAAGAATTAAATAAAATATAACGGGATCCAAGAATATTCTTAACAAAAATAAAACTGAAAAACCTTACCTGAACTTTTTTAAAAACTCTATAAATATTTCTTCTTTTATTCGGTATCCTTTCTCGATCAATTCAAGTAATAAAGCTTCCATTTTTATTTTGTCAAGTTTGCCATTCTTGTATGAATCCCACAATATACCAAGTGTCCCTTTGGGATTAAGCCCTTTAAATCGCGCAACAGTCCTTGCTTTCGATTCGTCTATAAATATTCTCTCAATATTCTCTCTCACTGCAAGGCTTATTACTGCCTTTTCTCCATCACCAAGAAATTCCGGCAAATCTTTTAGAATAGTAACTCGATAAGAAATTATATTTTTATTTTCGAAATATCGTAGTATCAGTTGTGCGTCTTCTTTTTTTCTTTTGATACCGTTCTTAATCTCTAATTCTACCTGGGAAGGAATATAAAGAGTGTAATTATCAAGAAGATTAATTTGACCTATTTTGGCAAGAAATATAAGGGGTGATGCATTACATACAACCTCATGCATTTATTTTAGGTCCTCAATCAGACTCTCCATGGTATAGTCGATATGTATATCGGCCTTTTTTAATTTATCTATTATGTCCCATATATCTAAAGAAAGCATTTCAGCAGCCTTCTGAAGGGTAATTTTACGGTTTCTATAAAGTTCGAGGATATTCTTTTCATTCAACAACTCAATACCTTCATTTATCACCTTGTTAACAAGGTCGTCAACCTCCATACCATGTATTTTTGAAGCTTTTTCCACTTTTTTATATAAATTATCGCTAAGTTTAACTACCTTCATCTTTTCATCCCTGGAATTAACTCTTATTTTCAGCCTTGTAAATTACCTTATTTATAATGCTCAAAATCTTACTGTCAATGCAAACTTAAGGTATAATATCAACTCCATTTATATACGTCAATTACAATAGTATAATTAAGATGGTATGCATCGAAAAATGGGAAGAAAATAGATCTATAAATACATACTCGATATCTCTGTGATTCGTTCGTTTACTGTGACCAAGTTGTGACTGAATATAACGGAAAGGCTTTGTTGCAACAAAGCCTTTCTAAAGTATAGTAAGCTTCCACTATTGGCTTGTTAAGTCAATTGGCCTTTATGCCAATAAGCTAATTCTATGTTTATAGAGTTGGTGACACATTGGTAATGCTATTTTAAGGGTATCAAAAATCATAAGTTTTTTAATATCAAATACATAAAAAACTAAGAGGGCGGGTTCGAGTCCCGTGCCTCGTTTTATGCGTTAGTATTATTAGATTTACCAAAGGAGGTATCTTCTTGTAAAAAGAACAACGTGTGTTCATGTTCGCCCTGATTACAGAAAAACACCCAGGTAAAAAAATATTTCTTCAACTTAACTTAAAAGAAAACCTCTCGATATTGTTTCGCATATATCTATAGCGTTTCTTATGGCTTTTTCTTGACCGTAAACTCATTTCTCAGTAGTATACAGGCCTGTATAAAACTATCGTTCCTTTGTCCTGTTTATCCTATGAGAGAACCACAATCGCTATTTTTAACAGAGGATTCGCTGGGGATCGTTACTGATCTCTATCAGCTTACGATGGCTGCCGGATATTTTGAACATGGGGTGCATGATATCACAACCTTTGAATTATTCGTTCGCCAATTGCCTGAGAATCGTTCCTATCTCATCACAGCAGGGATAGAACAGGCGGTCCACTACCTCACTCATATTAAATTCTCAGAGGACAACATTCAGTTCTTAAGGCGGCTACCCGCATTTAAGCACGTAAGCTATGAATTTTTTAAATATTTACAAAACTTTACCTTCAGCGGTACTGTCTATGCAATGCCTGAAGGAACCATTGCCTTTTCAGACGAACCTCTGATTCGGGTAACAGCCCCCATTATTGAGGCACAGCTTGTAGAAACATATCTGCTTTCAATAATCAACTTCCAAACGTTAATTGCAACAAAATCATCAAGGATTGTATACGCAGCCAAAGGAAGGGAGGTAATTGATTTTGGTACACGCCGCGCCCACGGTCCTCAGGCGGGTATTCTTGCTGCCAGATCAAGTTTTATCGGTGGATGCAGTAGCACCTCGAATGTATTTGCCGCCTATACGTTGGGGATACCTGCGGTTGGAACCATTGCCCATTCATGGGTCATGGCCTTTGAGAATGAACTGGATTCATTTCATAAATTCTATGAGACGTTTCCTGATTATACGGTTCTGCTTATCGATACTTACGATACCTTAACCGGAGCGCAACACGCAGCTATGATTAGCAACAAAATCAAAGGAGTTCGCATCGATAGTGGTGATGTATTAAAACTCAGCAAAGAAGTACGGAAAATTTTAGATGCCAAAGGATTACAACATGTCAAAATCATCGCTAGCGGCGATTTACATGAAAACCGTATCGATGATTTATTAAAAAATAATGCGCCTATTGACTCTTTTGGGGTAGGCACCGAAATGGTAACCTCGAAAGATGCCCCAGCACTGGGTGGTGTCTATAAATTAGTTGAACAAGGGCATAAGGGAAAAATCATTCCGAAAATGAAACTGAGTAAAGGAAAAGTTACCTATCCGGGTAAAAAACAGGTATATCGTATTACTGATACCGTTGGTAATTTTATAAAGGATGTGATTGGACTTGAGGGTGAGAATATTGAAGGAATTCCCCTTTTAATACCTGTTATAAAGGATGGGAAACCATGCTATAATTTGCCCACAATTCATGATATTCAACGTACCGCATCAGAAAACCTTATACACTTGCCCAACCCATTCAAATATTTAACAGATGCAGAAACATATCCGGTATATAAAAGTCACGGACTGGAGGTAAAAAAACAAGAGGCTGAAAGAATAGTAAGGGATATGAATATGTGATGCAAAATTTGTTTGCTAAATAGAAAACCACATATTACATTAAAGATATGAAAATTGCGTTGGCACAGATTAATCAAACCGTAGGCGACTTTCAAAAAAATACCGAAAAAATCTGCTCATATATCAACCGCGCCAGGATTCAGGGCGCCAATCTCGTCGTTTTCCCGGAATTAGCCGTTACCGGTTATCCGCCAAAGGACCTCCTGGATATCCCTTCATTTATCGATAAAAATCTCCAGGCTTTAGATGAAATAACCCATTGTACTTATGGTATCTCTGCCATTGTAGGCTTTGTTGATAAAAACAAACAACCCTACGGTAAGCTTGTTCATAATGCTGCGGCATTTATTCAAGATCAAAAGATTGTTTCCGTCCATCATAAATCACTCCTGCCAACCTACGATGTGTTTGATGAGTACCGTTACTTTGAACCAGCACATACTATTTTCCCTGGAGAATTTATGGGTAATGCATTAGGGATATCTATCTGCGAGGACATATGGAATGATGAGGAATTTTGGACACGTCCTTTATATGAAACAGATCCCATAGAAAGCCTGATCTCTCAAAAAGCTACTATCATTATCAACATCTCCTCGTCACCCTTTGCGGTAGAGAAACACGAGAAAATACGATTGCCTATGCTTACCCATGATGCCAGAAAATATAGAGTTCCGCTTCTCTATGTAAATCAGGTTGGAGGCAATGATGAGCTTGTCTTTGATGGAAATAGCTCCGCAATAAATGCCGAAGGCAAGCTTATTGCGCAGGCAGCCGCTTTTGAAGAAGACTTGATGGTTATCGACATTGAAAATCCGGTGCAACTGCAGGCCAAAGCTTATACCCCTATCGAAACTGTTCATAAGGCTTTGATTGTAGGACTTCGGGATTATGCAGCAAAATGTGGTTTTAGGAACGTAGTTATTGGTCTTAGCGGAGGTATTGATTCCGCTGTTACCGCTGCATTAGCTGTCGAATCGTTGGGGAGTGACAATGTTATTGGAGTACTCATGCCGTCTCAGTTCTCATCACAGAGTAGCATCGAAGATGCGGTAAAACTCTCCCGAAACCTCTTGATTCCTTACAAGATCATACCGATCGAAGGAATATTTGAAACGTATCAGAATGTCCTGAAACCGGAATTCGAAGGGATGTCCTTTGATATTACCGAAGAAAACCTGCAGGCGCGCATCCGCGGTAATATCATTATGGCGCTTTCCAACAAATATGGATACCTTGTTTTGACAACCGGAAACAAATCGGAATTGGCTGTAGGTTATTGCACCTTATATGGGGATATGAGTGGCGGACTGGCGTTACTATCCGATGTGCCAAAAACAATGGTATATGAACTAGCCAGGTATATAAATCGGGAGAAAGAAATTATTCCACAAAATAGTATGAGCAAAGCCCCTTCGGCAGAATTAAAACCGAATCAATTCGATCAGGACACCTTGCCATCTTACGACATCTTGGATACTATCTTAAAGGCGTACATAGAAGATACGAAGTGCATTGCTGAAATTATTCAAATGGGATTTGATGAAAAAATCGTGCATGACATTATCAGGAAGGTAAACAGAAATGAATACAAGAGGCGACAAGCAGCTCCGGGTATAAAAGTAACTTCTAAGGCATTTGGATCGGGAAGGCGTATGCCGATTGCCCATAAATTTGTCTCCTAAATCTACGAATTTTTAGTACTTTGCGCTCTCAGCGCCTTTGTGGTAAATTTTCAAGATGAAAAACTCAAAAGTAAAATTGCCCATTGGAGTCTTCGATTCAGGTATCGGTGGAATATCTGTCCTGGCCGAAATACTAAAGCTACTATCCCATGAAGAATTTATTTACTTTGCCGATACGCTTCATTCTCCCTATGGGATCAAGCCGGAAAATATTGTTCAATCTTTATCGATAAAGGCTGCTGAGTTTCTATCCCTCCTCGGTATTAAATCCCTGGTCATTGCATGTAACACAGCCACAAGCGCCGCAATTAGCAATATCCGAAAAATGCATACATTTCCTGTAATTGGAATGGAGCCTGCGGTGAAACTCGCTGTAGATCTGAAGCCGAAAGGTAAGATTATTGTTATGGCAACACCTCTCACGCTAAAGAGTAAAAAATTTAATGAATTGATATCTCATTATACACATCTTGCAGAAATTATTCTGATGCCTTGCGCAGGACTGGTAGAAATTATTGAGCAGGATTATTCTGATAGAAGGAAGATTGAAAATTATCTCGCAAGCCTGTTTTCATCAAGAGAAAAAAAGGATATTTCGGTTGTTGTCCTCGGTTGTACTCACTATATTCTGATAAAAGAGGAAATTATGAAAATATTAGGAGGTGAAATTCATGTTATAGACGGAAATTATGGAACAGCAAAACAGTTAAGGACCGTTCTCCAAAATGAGTGCCTGCTTAACAATACCGTTATAGAAAAACCTTGCCTCCCTTTAAAAGCACAGGTGAAGTTTTATATCTCTGGGAATGGAAACGGAGTGGAAGCAAGGTGTAAACAATTATTGCAACAGGAAGGAATTATCTGTGAATAAAAATTTTTTATTGGAGTAAAGGAGAAAATCACATGTCAACAATAGATAATTTAAAAAATGCTTTTGCAGGTGAATCACAGGCCAACAGAAAATACTTAGCTTTTGCAAAAAAAGCGGATGCAGAGGGTTTCAAACAAGTAGCAAAGCTCTTTCGTGCAGCAGCCGAGGCTGAAACAGTACACGCCCATAATCATCTGCGGGTGCTTGGGGGTATCCGCAGCACAAAGGAAAATATCCAGGAGGCAATTGGGGGAGAAACGCATGAGTTTACAACTATGTATCCCCAGATGATTGAAGAGGCAAAAAAAGAAGGAAATAAACAAGCCTTACAGAGTTTTGAATTTGCCAACAAGGTAGAAAAAATCCATGCAGATCTTTATCAAAAAGCCTTAAATAATTTGGGCAAGAATGAGACTGTAGATTACTATGTCTGTCAGGTCTGTGGCGATACGGTTGAAAAGGATGCGCCGGATAAATGCCGTATCTGTGGCGCGCCTAAGGATAAATTTACAAAAATCGGTTAAATTACTTTACCTTATTTTAAGTATTATTCAAACATCAGAAATGAATTTCTTTCCATAGCCGTAGGGCGAAGATACTCTTCGCCCTACAAATATTCTGTAAA
The genomic region above belongs to Candidatus Jettenia caeni and contains:
- a CDS encoding glutamate racemase, producing MKNSKVKLPIGVFDSGIGGISVLAEILKLLSHEEFIYFADTLHSPYGIKPENIVQSLSIKAAEFLSLLGIKSLVIACNTATSAAISNIRKMHTFPVIGMEPAVKLAVDLKPKGKIIVMATPLTLKSKKFNELISHYTHLAEIILMPCAGLVEIIEQDYSDRRKIENYLASLFSSREKKDISVVVLGCTHYILIKEEIMKILGGEIHVIDGNYGTAKQLRTVLQNECLLNNTVIEKPCLPLKAQVKFYISGNGNGVEARCKQLLQQEGIICE
- a CDS encoding putative nicotinate phosphoribosyltransferase, which produces MREPQSLFLTEDSLGIVTDLYQLTMAAGYFEHGVHDITTFELFVRQLPENRSYLITAGIEQAVHYLTHIKFSEDNIQFLRRLPAFKHVSYEFFKYLQNFTFSGTVYAMPEGTIAFSDEPLIRVTAPIIEAQLVETYLLSIINFQTLIATKSSRIVYAAKGREVIDFGTRRAHGPQAGILAARSSFIGGCSSTSNVFAAYTLGIPAVGTIAHSWVMAFENELDSFHKFYETFPDYTVLLIDTYDTLTGAQHAAMISNKIKGVRIDSGDVLKLSKEVRKILDAKGLQHVKIIASGDLHENRIDDLLKNNAPIDSFGVGTEMVTSKDAPALGGVYKLVEQGHKGKIIPKMKLSKGKVTYPGKKQVYRITDTVGNFIKDVIGLEGENIEGIPLLIPVIKDGKPCYNLPTIHDIQRTASENLIHLPNPFKYLTDAETYPVYKSHGLEVKKQEAERIVRDMNM
- a CDS encoding potassium transporter protein; protein product: MKILIVGAGAVGFNLAKQLSMEGHDISVVEKDYDLVKRITEKLDVSVVSGSASSPTVLEEAGIQNTDMVLAVTNSDEINMVVCTLSHSYGVKTRIARIRNPEFTDEKPILHQNGFYIDHVVNPEKITINSIMDIIGTPGAIYVADFTEGDILLRGFNVPEDAPIAGKRLSELKEVESTDSFLIVAIQRNDEMVIPTGETKLLPRDNIFVLVAKEALPFFLPMVNRRADEVEKIVIYGANRISLELAKKLEDHKISVTIIEPDKEKTQQAAAVLDRTIILQGNGLDVDLLKESSIDITDFFVALSENEQTNILSALLAKRLGARKAIVLTEEPAFVPIINSLGMDIVINPRLITVGSILQHIRRGHTLSVVKFQHSEAEAMEFIADKDSKVVGKPIREIPFPQGSILGAIVREGTMQIPRGNTIINPGESVIVFALPNAIEKIQSLFSSKKD
- a CDS encoding rubrerythrin; this encodes MSTIDNLKNAFAGESQANRKYLAFAKKADAEGFKQVAKLFRAAAEAETVHAHNHLRVLGGIRSTKENIQEAIGGETHEFTTMYPQMIEEAKKEGNKQALQSFEFANKVEKIHADLYQKALNNLGKNETVDYYVCQVCGDTVEKDAPDKCRICGAPKDKFTKIG
- a CDS encoding potassium transporter protein, which encodes MNIPIVLYTVGNLILMLAGILVVPLGVSLYYKDIAAMWAFVYTIIITGILGGFSKIFLRKKAEAIGIREGIAIVTFSWIVCIFLGALPFWYSGVCTTYCDAVFETTSGFTTTGSSIFKDVEVLPHSILFWRAFTNWLGGMGIIVIFVALLPAMGVTGYQLFSAEVSGPTADKLKPRIGETAKLLWMIYLVITVSMMILLVCGGMPIFDSICQTFTTVSTGGFAIKNTSTAYYNSLYVEIVTAAFMFLCGCSFALYYKCFQKEFKKIFKNSELRFFAGLILTAILFIALILYFNWQKYPNIEVKNRYNDLGNAFRYSFFQVITVCTGTGHVSADFDLWPDICRFLLILLMFIGACAGSTGGGIKCVRILLLLKSSMRELVRVLRPRMVKHVKINGESVSEEIITESSVFFVVYLGFFGICSLALMALNTDMITAFSAVATCMANCGPGLAKVGPMANFSDMSYTGKWILSFCMLLGRLEIYSLILLFLPILWKR
- a CDS encoding NAD+ synthase, with the protein product MKIALAQINQTVGDFQKNTEKICSYINRARIQGANLVVFPELAVTGYPPKDLLDIPSFIDKNLQALDEITHCTYGISAIVGFVDKNKQPYGKLVHNAAAFIQDQKIVSVHHKSLLPTYDVFDEYRYFEPAHTIFPGEFMGNALGISICEDIWNDEEFWTRPLYETDPIESLISQKATIIINISSSPFAVEKHEKIRLPMLTHDARKYRVPLLYVNQVGGNDELVFDGNSSAINAEGKLIAQAAAFEEDLMVIDIENPVQLQAKAYTPIETVHKALIVGLRDYAAKCGFRNVVIGLSGGIDSAVTAALAVESLGSDNVIGVLMPSQFSSQSSIEDAVKLSRNLLIPYKIIPIEGIFETYQNVLKPEFEGMSFDITEENLQARIRGNIIMALSNKYGYLVLTTGNKSELAVGYCTLYGDMSGGLALLSDVPKTMVYELARYINREKEIIPQNSMSKAPSAELKPNQFDQDTLPSYDILDTILKAYIEDTKCIAEIIQMGFDEKIVHDIIRKVNRNEYKRRQAAPGIKVTSKAFGSGRRMPIAHKFVS